A region from the Pseudomonas sp. P8_229 genome encodes:
- a CDS encoding NAD(P)/FAD-dependent oxidoreductase, which translates to MQTYRVLIIGSGFGGQCAAVNLLKAGIDDFRLLERRGFFGGTWCQNTYPGAAVDVPSPLYSLSFAPYRWTQMFAAQAELHRYTEHIIDRFNLRERVELQANVERIEWDDVQQRWAVHTSAKGTFHAQFVINASGPLSQPVIPPFPGLDRFQGKTFHTNNWDHSYDYRGKRVAIVGSGASAAQVIPAIAPEVEQLHVFQRTPHWVLPRPDRTFGRFQRWLLGLKPAYKLLRWLLYWQFETRVIAFKYSKPAIHMVQRQALHFLKQQVPDPLLREKLTPDFTIGCKRILLSSTYYPALTRPNVTLHSREQGIAEIDETGITTRDGQHIEVDLIVWSTGYDATDGVVSYPVTGKHGVQLKDVWAQYPRAYLGTSLPEFPNLFIVTGPNTGIGHTSALFIIESQMNYILDCIHTLQAKGLRSIEVRPEAERTYTAMIHREMERTVWKSGGCHSWYQSKSGHVIAIFPGFSFSYYRLTRALKPADHILS; encoded by the coding sequence ATGCAGACCTACCGAGTGTTGATCATCGGCAGCGGTTTTGGCGGCCAGTGTGCGGCGGTCAATCTGCTCAAGGCCGGGATCGACGATTTTCGCCTGCTGGAAAGACGTGGCTTCTTCGGCGGCACCTGGTGCCAGAACACCTACCCTGGCGCTGCGGTGGATGTGCCCTCGCCGCTGTACTCGCTGTCCTTCGCGCCATACCGCTGGACGCAGATGTTCGCCGCCCAGGCCGAACTGCACCGCTACACCGAACACATCATCGACCGCTTCAACCTGCGCGAACGGGTGGAGCTGCAGGCCAATGTCGAACGTATCGAGTGGGACGACGTGCAACAGCGCTGGGCGGTGCACACCAGCGCCAAGGGCACCTTCCATGCGCAATTCGTGATCAACGCCAGCGGCCCACTGAGCCAACCGGTGATCCCGCCCTTTCCCGGCCTGGATCGCTTTCAGGGCAAGACCTTTCATACCAACAACTGGGATCACAGCTACGACTACCGGGGTAAACGCGTGGCCATCGTCGGCAGCGGCGCCAGTGCCGCGCAGGTGATTCCGGCGATTGCCCCCGAGGTCGAACAACTGCATGTGTTCCAGCGCACGCCGCATTGGGTGTTGCCTCGACCCGATCGTACCTTCGGACGCTTTCAGCGCTGGCTGCTGGGTTTGAAACCGGCGTACAAATTGCTGCGCTGGTTGCTCTACTGGCAATTCGAAACCCGGGTGATCGCCTTCAAATACTCAAAACCGGCGATTCACATGGTTCAGCGCCAGGCCCTGCACTTTCTCAAGCAACAGGTACCCGATCCGCTATTGCGCGAAAAGCTCACCCCGGACTTCACCATCGGCTGCAAGCGCATCCTGCTCTCCAGCACTTATTACCCGGCGCTGACCCGGCCCAACGTGACGCTGCACAGCCGCGAGCAAGGCATCGCCGAAATCGATGAAACGGGGATCACCACCAGGGACGGCCAACACATCGAGGTCGACCTGATTGTCTGGTCGACCGGCTATGACGCCACCGACGGCGTGGTCTCCTACCCGGTAACCGGCAAGCACGGCGTGCAGCTCAAGGACGTCTGGGCGCAGTACCCGCGCGCCTACCTGGGCACCAGCCTGCCGGAGTTTCCCAACCTGTTCATCGTCACCGGGCCGAACACCGGCATCGGGCATACCTCGGCGCTGTTCATCATCGAATCACAGATGAACTACATCCTCGACTGCATCCACACCCTCCAGGCCAAGGGCCTGCGCAGCATCGAAGTGCGCCCCGAAGCGGAACGTACCTACACTGCAATGATCCACCGTGAGATGGAGCGCACGGTATGGAAGTCCGGCGGCTGTCACAGTTGGTATCAGAGCAAAAGCGGTCATGTGATCGCGATTTTTCCGGGCTTCAGTTTCAGCTACTACCGGTTGACCCGGGCGTTGAAACCGGCTGACCACATTCTGTCCTGA
- a CDS encoding alpha/beta fold hydrolase, translated as MLLLFVALAVFVAWSWLSYPAVGHWLYDLSMALEAKLYKLHKIEVPIAEMTVSTWQGGPYEAASAILMLHGYSADKNLWLRFARHFVRQYRVIIPDIAGHGETGFKSGGGYDIALQAKRMIQLLDVCGVEKVHVIGNSMGGYIAAWLAATYPDRIASVALIDPAGVTAPEASDMERHLARGHNPFLINSREEFRQFYAMTMASPPWVPGLVLDAIAQRYERQRDELEEIFRDFRASPPMEPKLSEIKCPALLLWGRKDRLIDVSSVPIWSKGIANLRVDVWDGVGHMPMVEQPTNTARLYREFLGNQR; from the coding sequence ATGCTTTTGCTGTTTGTCGCTCTCGCGGTTTTCGTGGCCTGGAGCTGGTTGAGTTACCCGGCGGTGGGTCATTGGCTGTACGACCTGAGCATGGCTCTGGAGGCCAAACTGTATAAGTTGCACAAAATCGAGGTACCGATCGCTGAAATGACGGTATCGACCTGGCAAGGCGGCCCCTATGAAGCGGCCAGCGCGATCCTGATGCTGCACGGCTACAGCGCCGACAAGAACCTGTGGCTGCGCTTCGCCCGGCATTTTGTCCGCCAATATCGAGTGATCATTCCGGACATCGCCGGCCACGGTGAAACCGGCTTCAAGTCTGGTGGCGGCTACGACATTGCGCTGCAGGCCAAGCGCATGATCCAGTTGCTCGACGTCTGCGGCGTGGAGAAAGTCCACGTGATCGGCAACTCGATGGGCGGCTACATCGCGGCGTGGCTGGCGGCGACCTACCCGGACCGAATCGCCTCGGTGGCATTGATCGACCCGGCCGGCGTCACCGCACCGGAGGCCAGCGACATGGAGCGCCACCTGGCACGAGGGCACAACCCGTTCCTGATCAATTCCCGGGAAGAGTTTCGCCAGTTTTATGCGATGACCATGGCCTCGCCACCCTGGGTGCCCGGGTTGGTCCTGGACGCCATTGCCCAGCGTTATGAACGCCAGCGCGACGAACTGGAAGAGATCTTCCGCGACTTCCGCGCCAGTCCGCCGATGGAGCCGAAACTGTCCGAAATCAAATGCCCGGCGCTGCTGTTGTGGGGACGCAAGGACCGCTTGATCGACGTCAGCAGCGTGCCGATCTGGAGCAAGGGCATCGCCAATCTGCGGGTCGATGTGTGGGACGGCGTCGGGCACATGCCAATGGTCGAACAACCGACGAACACAGCGCGGTTGTATCGGGAGTTTCTGGGTAACCAGCGATGA
- the glcD gene encoding glycolate oxidase subunit GlcD, translated as MNILYDERLDGPLPEVNKAQLLKILQQALPDLDILWREDELKPYECDGLSAYRTTPMLVALPRRLDQVQTLLKLCHQHTVPVVARGAGTGLSGGALPLEKGLLLVMARFNNILHIDPAARTARVQPGVRNLAISQAAAPFGLYYAPDPSSQIACSIGGNVAENAGGVHCLKYGLTVHNLLKIEVLTIEGERLTLGSDALDSPGFDLLALFTGSEGLLGIITEVTVKLLPKPQVAKVLLGSFDSVEKAGRAVADIIAAGIIPGGLEMMDNLAIRAAEDFIHAGYPVDAEAILLCELDGVEADVHDDCLRVREVMTQAGASEVRQARDEAERVRFWAGRKNAFPAIGRLSPDYYCMDGTIPRRELPGVLQGIARLGAEYGLRVANVFHAGDGNMHPLILFDANQPGELHRAEALGGKILELCVQVGGSITGEHGVGREKINQMCAQFNSAELTLFHAVKAAFDPQGLLNPGKNIPTLHRCAEFGAMHIHAGQLPFPDLERF; from the coding sequence ATGAACATTCTCTACGACGAACGCCTCGACGGCCCGCTACCGGAGGTGAACAAGGCACAACTGCTCAAGATCCTGCAACAGGCCCTCCCGGATCTCGACATTCTCTGGCGCGAAGACGAACTCAAGCCTTACGAGTGCGACGGCCTGTCGGCCTATCGCACCACGCCGATGCTCGTCGCCCTGCCCCGGCGACTCGACCAGGTGCAAACCCTGCTCAAGCTCTGCCATCAACACACCGTGCCAGTGGTGGCCCGTGGCGCCGGCACCGGGTTATCGGGCGGCGCGCTGCCGCTGGAAAAAGGCCTGCTGCTGGTGATGGCGCGGTTCAACAACATCCTCCACATCGACCCGGCGGCCCGCACGGCGCGGGTTCAGCCCGGGGTGCGCAACCTGGCGATTTCCCAGGCTGCCGCGCCGTTCGGCCTGTATTACGCGCCGGACCCGTCCTCGCAAATCGCTTGCTCAATCGGCGGCAACGTCGCGGAAAACGCCGGTGGCGTGCATTGCCTCAAGTACGGCCTGACCGTGCACAATCTGCTGAAGATCGAAGTGCTGACCATCGAAGGCGAACGCCTGACCCTGGGCAGCGACGCCCTCGATTCCCCGGGTTTTGATTTGCTGGCGCTGTTCACCGGCTCCGAAGGTTTGTTGGGGATCATCACCGAAGTCACGGTCAAACTGCTGCCCAAACCGCAAGTCGCCAAAGTCTTGCTGGGCAGTTTCGACTCGGTGGAAAAGGCTGGCCGCGCGGTGGCCGACATCATCGCTGCGGGGATCATCCCCGGCGGCCTGGAAATGATGGACAACCTGGCGATCCGCGCCGCCGAAGATTTCATCCACGCAGGCTACCCGGTGGATGCCGAGGCGATCCTGCTGTGCGAACTCGATGGTGTCGAAGCCGACGTCCACGACGACTGCCTGCGGGTCCGCGAAGTCATGACCCAGGCCGGTGCCAGCGAGGTGCGTCAGGCCCGCGACGAAGCCGAACGCGTGCGCTTCTGGGCCGGGCGCAAAAACGCCTTTCCGGCCATCGGCCGCTTGTCGCCGGACTATTACTGCATGGACGGCACCATCCCGCGCCGCGAATTGCCCGGCGTGCTGCAAGGCATCGCCCGCCTCGGCGCCGAATACGGCTTGCGCGTGGCCAATGTGTTCCATGCCGGCGACGGCAACATGCACCCGCTGATCCTGTTCGACGCCAACCAGCCGGGGGAACTGCATCGCGCTGAGGCGTTGGGCGGCAAGATTCTGGAACTGTGCGTGCAGGTCGGCGGCAGCATCACCGGCGAACACGGGGTCGGCCGCGAGAAAATCAATCAGATGTGCGCGCAATTCAACAGCGCTGAGCTGACCCTGTTCCACGCGGTCAAAGCCGCATTCGACCCGCAAGGCTTGCTCAACCCCGGCAAAAACATCCCGACCCTGCATCGCTGCGCCGAATTTGGCGCGATGCACATTCATGCCGGGCAACTGCCGTTCCCTGATCTGGAGCGTTTCTGA
- the glcE gene encoding glycolate oxidase subunit GlcE codes for MADVDASSALLDQVNEARANATPLKIQGGNSKAFLGREVAGEVLDTRAHCGIVRYEPTELVVSVRAGTPLRELLEALDAAGQMLPCEPPAFGDSATVGGMIATGLSGPRRPWSGSVRDFVLGTRVITGLGQHLRFGGEVMKNVAGYDLSRLLTGSFGCLGVLSEVSLKVLPKPRQCLSIRLDLDCARALAKLAEWGQQPLPISGACHDGQSLYLRLEGGEGSVTAAHQRLGGEPLDSVFWRDLNEQRLAFFDEGLPLWRLSLPNNLGPQDLPGQQLIDWAGAQRWLKSDHEHIQILAQELGGHATCFTHGASDTPFQPLHPALMRYHRQLKAQLDPQGLFNPGRMYAEF; via the coding sequence ATGGCTGACGTCGACGCCAGCAGCGCCCTGCTCGATCAGGTCAACGAAGCCCGGGCCAACGCCACGCCGCTGAAAATCCAGGGCGGCAACAGCAAGGCGTTTCTTGGCCGCGAGGTGGCCGGTGAAGTGCTCGACACCCGCGCGCACTGCGGCATCGTGCGCTATGAACCGACGGAGCTGGTGGTCAGCGTGCGCGCCGGTACACCGCTGCGCGAGTTGCTGGAGGCGCTCGACGCTGCCGGGCAGATGCTGCCGTGCGAGCCGCCGGCCTTCGGCGACAGCGCCACGGTCGGCGGGATGATCGCCACCGGACTGTCCGGGCCACGGCGGCCATGGTCCGGCTCGGTGCGCGATTTTGTCCTCGGCACCCGAGTGATCACCGGCCTCGGCCAGCACCTGCGTTTCGGTGGCGAAGTGATGAAAAACGTCGCCGGCTACGACCTCTCGCGCCTGTTGACCGGGAGTTTCGGTTGCCTCGGCGTGCTCAGCGAAGTCTCGCTGAAAGTCCTGCCCAAACCGCGTCAGTGTCTGAGCATCCGCCTCGACCTCGATTGCGCCAGGGCGCTGGCCAAACTGGCCGAATGGGGCCAGCAACCCTTGCCGATCAGCGGCGCCTGTCACGACGGGCAAAGCCTGTATCTGCGCCTTGAAGGCGGCGAAGGCTCGGTGACTGCCGCCCATCAACGACTCGGCGGCGAACCGCTGGACTCGGTGTTCTGGCGCGACCTCAACGAGCAACGCCTGGCATTTTTTGACGAGGGCCTGCCGCTGTGGCGCCTGTCGCTGCCGAACAACCTTGGGCCGCAGGACTTGCCCGGCCAGCAGTTGATCGACTGGGCCGGCGCGCAACGCTGGCTGAAATCCGATCATGAGCACATTCAGATTCTCGCCCAGGAACTCGGCGGCCACGCCACCTGCTTCACCCATGGGGCCAGCGACACACCGTTTCAGCCGCTGCACCCGGCACTGATGCGCTATCACCGCCAGCTCAAGGCGCAACTCGACCCGCAAGGGCTGTTCAACCCCGGCCGGATGTACGCGGAGTTCTAG
- the glcF gene encoding glycolate oxidase subunit GlcF, translated as MQTTLSEQARQLPRAAEAEKILRTCVHCGFCNATCPTYQLLGDELDGPRGRIYLIKQVLEGAPATEQTQLHLDRCLSCRNCETTCPSGVDYHNLLDIGRAVVDQAVPRPAAQRLLREGLRALAPNPGLFKGLLRVGTTFRPLLPRIFESKLPQRAPVSGTRPAPRHARRVLLLEGCVQPGLSPNTNDATARVLDRLGISVTPVAEAGCCGALDYHLDVQAKGLDRARQNIDAWWPHLQNGAEAIVQTASGCGAFIKDYGHLLAQDPRYADKARQISERTLDLVQILAQEPLEKVCAASQRRIAVHCPCTLQHALKLGGAVEALLTRLGFNLTPVPDGHLCCGSAGTYSLTQPTLARQLRDNRLNALESGRPELIVSSNVGCQNHLAGAGRTQVSHWIELVDQSLAE; from the coding sequence ATGCAGACCACCCTCAGCGAACAAGCCCGACAACTGCCGCGTGCTGCCGAGGCAGAAAAAATTCTGCGCACCTGCGTGCATTGCGGCTTTTGCAACGCGACCTGCCCGACCTACCAGTTGCTCGGCGATGAACTCGACGGGCCACGTGGGCGCATCTATCTGATCAAGCAAGTGCTCGAAGGCGCCCCGGCCACCGAACAGACACAACTGCATCTGGACCGCTGCCTGTCCTGCCGCAATTGCGAAACCACCTGCCCCTCCGGCGTCGATTATCACAACCTGCTCGACATCGGCCGGGCGGTGGTCGATCAGGCCGTGCCGCGCCCCGCTGCGCAGCGCCTTTTGCGCGAAGGCTTGCGCGCACTGGCGCCGAATCCCGGACTGTTCAAGGGATTACTGCGAGTCGGCACGACGTTCCGGCCGCTGTTGCCGCGCATCTTCGAAAGCAAATTGCCGCAGCGCGCGCCGGTGTCCGGCACACGCCCGGCCCCGCGCCATGCGCGCCGGGTGTTGCTGCTCGAAGGTTGCGTGCAACCGGGCCTGTCGCCGAACACCAACGACGCCACGGCGCGGGTGCTGGATCGTTTGGGGATCAGCGTCACGCCGGTGGCCGAGGCCGGTTGCTGTGGCGCGCTGGACTATCACCTCGACGTCCAGGCCAAGGGCCTAGACCGCGCCCGGCAGAACATCGACGCCTGGTGGCCGCACCTGCAAAACGGTGCGGAAGCGATCGTGCAGACGGCCAGCGGTTGCGGCGCGTTCATCAAGGATTACGGGCACTTGCTGGCGCAGGATCCGCGCTACGCCGACAAGGCACGGCAGATCAGCGAGCGGACGCTGGATCTGGTGCAGATCCTTGCGCAGGAGCCACTGGAAAAAGTCTGTGCCGCCAGCCAACGTCGGATCGCCGTGCACTGCCCCTGCACCCTGCAACACGCGCTGAAACTCGGCGGCGCGGTGGAAGCGCTGCTGACCCGGCTGGGCTTCAACCTCACGCCGGTGCCGGACGGGCATCTGTGTTGCGGCTCGGCCGGCACCTATTCGCTGACGCAACCGACCCTTGCCCGGCAACTGCGCGACAACCGCCTCAATGCTCTGGAGAGCGGCCGCCCGGAGCTGATCGTCAGCTCCAATGTCGGTTGCCAGAATCATCTGGCCGGCGCCGGACGCACGCAGGTCTCGCACTGGATCGAACTGGTGGATCAGTCGTTGGCAGAATGA
- a CDS encoding VOC family protein: MTVQPFVSPDLIRQRFSKAMSDMYREEVPLYGALMELVEQTNREVLDREPHIARQLHSTGEIERLDMERHGAIRVGTGKELATLARLFAVMGMQPVGYYDLTPAGVPVHSTAFRAVHEAALQVSPFRVFTSLLRLELIEDPELRAFAESVLNQRSIFTAEALSLIEQAEAAGGLNEHEAAQFVLQALETFRWHHSATVTAAQYQTLSAQHRLIADVVAFKGPHINHLTPRTLDIDIVQAQMPVHGITPKAVIEGPPRRHCPILLRQTSFKALDESIAFTDQHDTHGSHSARFGEIEQRGAALTPKGRALYDRLLNAARDELGDFPNEGNAAHYNALMTRHFGEFPDSVEGMREQDLAYFRYFATEKGLAAGSLTSASLEDLLREGHVKAEPLVYEDFLPVSAAGIFQSNLGDVAQTHYGEHSNRQAFEQALGRSTIDELGLYAETQRRSIEECAGVLGLKLI; this comes from the coding sequence ATGACCGTGCAGCCTTTCGTCAGCCCCGACCTGATCCGCCAACGCTTCTCCAAAGCGATGTCCGATATGTACCGCGAAGAAGTGCCGTTGTACGGCGCGCTGATGGAACTGGTGGAACAGACCAACCGCGAGGTACTGGACCGCGAACCGCACATCGCCCGGCAGTTGCACAGCACCGGCGAGATCGAGCGCCTGGACATGGAGCGCCACGGCGCCATCCGCGTCGGCACCGGCAAAGAGCTGGCGACCCTTGCCCGCCTGTTCGCGGTGATGGGCATGCAACCGGTGGGTTATTACGACCTGACCCCGGCGGGCGTGCCGGTGCACTCCACAGCGTTTCGTGCAGTGCATGAAGCTGCGCTGCAAGTCAGTCCGTTTCGGGTATTCACTTCGTTGCTGCGCCTGGAGTTGATCGAAGATCCGGAGTTGCGCGCGTTTGCCGAATCGGTGCTGAACCAGCGTTCGATCTTTACCGCCGAAGCGCTAAGCCTGATCGAACAGGCCGAAGCAGCCGGCGGCCTGAATGAGCATGAGGCGGCGCAATTCGTCCTACAGGCACTGGAAACCTTTCGCTGGCATCACAGCGCCACGGTCACCGCCGCGCAGTACCAGACCCTCAGCGCCCAGCACCGCTTGATCGCCGACGTGGTGGCGTTCAAAGGCCCGCACATCAATCACCTGACCCCGCGCACCCTGGACATCGACATCGTCCAGGCGCAAATGCCGGTGCACGGCATCACCCCCAAAGCGGTAATCGAAGGCCCGCCGCGCCGGCACTGCCCGATCCTGCTGCGCCAGACCAGCTTCAAGGCGCTGGACGAGTCGATCGCCTTCACCGACCAGCACGACACCCACGGCAGCCACAGCGCCCGTTTCGGCGAGATCGAACAACGCGGTGCGGCGCTGACGCCTAAAGGGCGGGCGCTGTATGACCGCTTGCTGAATGCCGCGCGCGATGAACTCGGTGACTTCCCCAACGAAGGCAATGCCGCACACTACAACGCGCTGATGACCCGGCACTTTGGCGAATTTCCTGACAGCGTCGAGGGGATGCGTGAGCAGGATCTGGCGTATTTTCGCTACTTCGCTACGGAAAAGGGCCTGGCAGCGGGTAGCCTCACGTCGGCGTCGCTTGAGGATTTGCTCCGCGAGGGCCATGTGAAAGCCGAACCGTTGGTGTACGAAGATTTCCTGCCGGTCAGCGCGGCGGGGATTTTTCAGTCAAACCTTGGGGATGTGGCGCAGACGCACTATGGCGAACATTCGAACCGTCAGGCGTTCGAACAAGCGCTGGGGCGTTCGACCATTGATGAGCTGGGGTTGTATGCCGAGACGCAGCGGCGATCGATTGAGGAATGTGCTGGGGTGTTGGGCCTGAAACTGATCTGA
- a CDS encoding type 1 glutamine amidotransferase domain-containing protein — MKILMVLTSHDQLGDTGKKTGFWLEEFAAPYYVFKDAGAQLTLASPKGGQPPLDPKSDEPDAQTAATERFGKDSAAQSALSTTVKLDTVKATDFDAVFYPGGHGPLWDLAEDRHSIALIEAFYTSGKPVAAVCHAPGVLRHAKGVDGQPLVKGKQVTGFTNSEEEAVGLTNVVPFLVEDELKAKGGIFSKGADWSSYTREDGLLLTGQNPASSEETAFALLSRLR, encoded by the coding sequence ATGAAAATCCTGATGGTTTTAACGTCCCACGATCAATTGGGTGATACCGGCAAGAAAACCGGCTTCTGGCTGGAAGAGTTTGCCGCGCCGTATTACGTGTTCAAGGACGCCGGCGCGCAACTGACGCTGGCCTCGCCCAAGGGCGGCCAGCCACCGCTGGACCCGAAGAGTGACGAGCCGGACGCACAAACCGCTGCGACCGAGCGCTTTGGCAAGGACTCCGCTGCGCAGTCGGCGCTGTCCACCACCGTTAAGCTGGACACCGTGAAGGCCACTGATTTCGATGCGGTGTTCTATCCCGGCGGCCACGGCCCGCTGTGGGATCTGGCGGAAGACCGCCATTCCATCGCGTTGATTGAAGCGTTCTATACCAGCGGCAAACCCGTGGCGGCGGTGTGTCATGCGCCCGGCGTGCTGCGCCATGCCAAAGGCGTGGACGGTCAGCCGCTGGTCAAGGGCAAGCAAGTGACTGGCTTCACCAACAGTGAAGAGGAGGCGGTAGGCCTGACTAACGTGGTGCCGTTTCTGGTGGAGGATGAGCTCAAGGCCAAGGGCGGGATTTTCTCCAAAGGTGCGGATTGGTCGAGCTACACCCGTGAGGACGGGTTGCTGCTGACGGGGCAGAATCCGGCGTCGTCGGAAGAGACGGCGTTCGCGCTGTTGTCGCGACTGCGCTGA
- a CDS encoding Hcp family type VI secretion system effector, with amino-acid sequence MATPAYMSVTGEKQGLITAGAFTADSVGNTYQEGHEDQVMVQAFSHDVIIPRDPQSGQPTGQRVHKPVVITKVYDKASPLLQAALTSGERMSEIVIQWFRTSAQGTQEHYYTTKLEDAIIVAINNKMHNCQDPGNSHFTHLEEVQFTYRKITWTHEVSGTSGSDDWRAPVV; translated from the coding sequence ATGGCAACACCAGCGTACATGTCGGTTACCGGCGAAAAACAAGGTCTGATCACTGCAGGCGCCTTCACCGCCGACTCCGTTGGCAACACCTACCAGGAAGGCCACGAAGACCAGGTTATGGTTCAGGCTTTCAGCCACGACGTGATCATCCCGCGTGACCCGCAATCCGGTCAGCCAACCGGTCAGCGCGTTCACAAGCCAGTTGTGATCACCAAGGTCTACGACAAGGCTTCGCCTCTGCTGCAAGCCGCTCTGACCTCCGGCGAGCGCATGAGCGAAATCGTTATCCAGTGGTTCCGTACTTCGGCTCAAGGTACCCAAGAGCACTACTACACCACCAAACTGGAAGACGCGATCATCGTCGCCATCAACAACAAAATGCACAACTGCCAGGATCCAGGCAATTCGCACTTCACCCACCTGGAAGAAGTGCAGTTCACCTACCGTAAAATCACCTGGACCCACGAAGTATCCGGTACTTCGGGTTCCGATGACTGGCGTGCTCCAGTCGTTTAA
- the tssI gene encoding type VI secretion system tip protein TssI/VgrG yields the protein MFAPANETHFALTIEGLSADFQVFTLQGREAISQPFVFEVELVSEQPSLDLETLLHKPAFLQLSPDGSGIHGQIYRAAQGDSGKRLTRYSVTLRPQLSYLAHRVNQRIFQNLSVPKIIGMVLEEHGIQSNAYEFKTGSIYPERIYCVQYDESDLHFIQRLCEEEGIHYHFEHTATAHKLVFGDDQTVFPKLKPVAYQQDSGMVASDPVIKRFDLRLETRTSRTTRRDYDFEKPRLTLESENRGDALPDLEDYDYPGRFIDRERGKHLAKRALERHRSDFQLAEGKSDQPLLVSGHFLALTEHPKAKWNDLWLLTEVLHEGKQPQVLEESVTSDTTALKDDFHQGYRNRFQATPWDVPNRPPLRHPKPRILGSQSAVVTGPKGEEIHCDQYGRVKVQFHWDREGQADDKTSCWLRVSSAWAGAQYGGIAIPRIGMEVLVTFLEGDPDQPLISGCLYHKENTVPYPLPANKTRSTFKTLSSMGGGGYNELRIEDKKGQEQIYLHAQRDWDENVEHDQKIRVGNERHDTVEKNSYSEFKAEEHHTVYADRKVEARANDHLTVGVNQHIKIGTGQFIDAGQEIHLSSGMKVVMEAGAELTLIGGGSFIKIDAGGVTMSGPVINMNSGGSPGSGTGAAPLMPGILKQADADKAGQVLTPAQINTLKRNAPFCEECEKCKEGACAI from the coding sequence ATGTTCGCGCCGGCCAATGAAACTCACTTTGCCCTGACCATCGAAGGTCTTTCTGCTGACTTTCAGGTATTCACCCTGCAAGGTCGCGAAGCCATCAGCCAGCCTTTTGTCTTTGAGGTGGAGCTGGTCAGTGAGCAGCCGTCGCTGGACCTCGAAACCCTGCTGCACAAACCGGCCTTCCTGCAACTGTCGCCCGACGGCAGCGGCATCCACGGCCAGATCTACCGCGCCGCGCAAGGTGACTCCGGCAAGCGCCTGACGCGCTACTCCGTGACCCTGCGCCCGCAATTGTCTTACCTCGCGCATCGCGTCAACCAGCGCATCTTCCAGAACCTCAGCGTGCCGAAAATCATCGGCATGGTCCTCGAAGAGCACGGCATTCAGAGCAACGCCTACGAATTCAAGACCGGTTCGATCTATCCCGAGCGCATCTACTGCGTGCAATACGATGAGTCGGACCTGCACTTCATCCAACGCCTGTGCGAAGAAGAAGGTATCCACTACCACTTCGAGCACACGGCAACGGCGCACAAACTGGTGTTCGGCGACGACCAGACGGTGTTCCCGAAACTCAAACCGGTGGCCTATCAGCAAGATTCCGGCATGGTCGCCAGCGACCCGGTGATCAAGCGCTTCGACCTGCGCCTGGAAACCCGCACCAGCCGCACCACCCGCCGCGATTACGATTTCGAAAAACCACGCCTCACCCTCGAAAGCGAAAACCGTGGCGACGCCCTGCCCGACCTCGAAGACTACGACTACCCGGGTCGCTTCATCGACCGCGAGCGCGGCAAGCACTTGGCCAAACGCGCCCTCGAACGCCACCGCAGTGACTTCCAGCTCGCCGAAGGCAAGAGTGATCAGCCGCTGCTGGTCAGCGGCCATTTCCTCGCCCTGACCGAACACCCGAAGGCCAAGTGGAACGACCTGTGGCTGCTCACCGAAGTCCTGCACGAAGGCAAACAGCCGCAAGTGCTGGAAGAATCGGTGACCAGCGACACCACCGCACTCAAAGACGACTTCCATCAGGGCTACCGCAACCGCTTTCAGGCGACCCCGTGGGACGTGCCGAACCGCCCGCCCCTGCGCCACCCGAAACCGCGCATCCTCGGCAGCCAGAGCGCCGTGGTCACCGGCCCGAAAGGTGAAGAGATTCACTGCGACCAGTACGGCCGCGTCAAAGTCCAGTTTCACTGGGACCGCGAAGGCCAGGCCGACGACAAGACCAGCTGCTGGCTGCGCGTGTCATCCGCCTGGGCCGGTGCCCAGTACGGCGGCATCGCCATCCCGCGCATCGGCATGGAAGTGCTGGTTACGTTCCTTGAAGGCGACCCCGATCAACCGCTGATCAGCGGCTGCCTGTACCACAAGGAAAACACCGTCCCCTATCCACTGCCGGCGAACAAGACCCGCAGCACCTTCAAAACCCTGAGCTCGATGGGCGGCGGTGGTTACAACGAACTGCGCATCGAAGACAAGAAAGGTCAGGAACAGATCTACCTGCACGCCCAGCGCGACTGGGACGAAAACGTCGAGCACGACCAGAAAATCCGCGTCGGCAACGAACGCCACGACACCGTCGAAAAGAACAGCTACAGCGAGTTCAAGGCCGAAGAACACCACACCGTCTACGCCGACCGCAAAGTCGAGGCCCGCGCCAACGACCACCTCACCGTCGGCGTCAATCAGCACATCAAGATCGGCACCGGCCAATTCATCGACGCCGGCCAGGAAATCCACCTCAGCAGCGGCATGAAAGTGGTGATGGAAGCAGGCGCAGAGCTGACCCTGATCGGCGGCGGCAGCTTCATCAAGATCGACGCCGGCGGCGTGACCATGAGCGGCCCGGTGATCAACATGAACTCCGGCGGCAGCCCCGGCAGCGGCACCGGCGCCGCCCCGCTGATGCCCGGAATCCTCAAACAGGCCGACGCCGACAAGGCCGGCCAGGTCCTGACCCCGGCCCAGATCAACACCCTCAAACGCAACGCACCATTCTGCGAAGAATGCGAAAAATGCAAGGAAGGTGCCTGTGCCATCTGA